The following proteins come from a genomic window of Trifolium pratense cultivar HEN17-A07 linkage group LG4, ARS_RC_1.1, whole genome shotgun sequence:
- the LOC123920356 gene encoding ubiquitin-like-specific protease 1D isoform X3, translating to MEEQQQQQRKGPIPLDWDTLLDETPAAEIFVKPSAMASDQEPQSFVPGLEDLKDCELHEQIRRKKNSLNTAGKKLPDRGAKLRAVIRCYEEEVHRRKVNPPPQKVEEKQATTSSDSVGVSNKSRQENSPSRPQSEPSFASCLMKKLDDKNQTNCTAVDAFSNEKQYFKHCNNQTVRPNRERKRGKRHRSSSRQLPFKSPRKLSIRDTFSDDKRCQANSVLSLQTITRNLERRYSKDKGASQAILSDGSRSRKGQPIVVDDDDDDEEDDDSEDPRILERTENKVPEYLKEAKVYFPSRDDPECVEICYNDMECLAPEGYLTSTIMNFYMRYLQQRVSLTILDCCHFFNTYFYKKLTEAVSCKESNRETIFAKFRRWWKGVNIFQKAYVLIPIHQDCHWSLIIICIPDKDESGPIILHLDSLGLHSSESVFDNIKSYLIEEKNYLSRECASSDVPIADRIWKSLSRRIETRVIAFSKKWFEAEEASNLRAKIHKLLVAELHNSIKPNGVTASSPSSDANATECVETAKDSSFEDGIMSCNSEIIE from the exons ATGGAggagcaacaacaacaacaacggaAAGGTCCTATTCCTCTCGACTGGGACACGCTTCTCGATGAAACGCCGGCGGCGGAAATCTTCGTGAAACCCTCTGCTATGGCTTCCGATCAGGAGCCTCAGTCCTTTGTCCCCGGCCTCGAAGACCTCAAAGATTGCGAGCTTCATGAACAAATTCGGAGAAAGAAGAATAGTCTCAATACCGCCGGTAAAAAATTGCCGGACCGAGGTGCCAAACTTCGCGCTGTCATCAGGTGCTATGAAGAAGAGGTTCATAGACGGAAAGTCAACCCTCCTCCGCAG AAAGTTGAAGAGAAGCAGGCTACTACCAGCTCAGATTCAGTTG GTGTGTCTAATAAATCGAGACAAGAGAATTCGCCATCTCGTCCACAGTCAGAACCCTCTTTTGCATCTTGCCTTATGAAGAAATTGGATGATAAAAAT CAGACTAATTGTACAGCTGTTGATGCATTTAGCAATGAGAAGCAATATTTCAAGCATTGTAACAACCAGACAGTACGACCCAACAGAGAACGTAAAAGAGGAAAGAGACATCGATCATCTTCAAGACAATTGCCATTTAAAAGCCCCAGGAAACTTTCCATACGTGATACTTTTAGTGATGATAAAAGGTGCCAAGCCAATTCTGTCTTATCCCTACAGACTATTACAAGGAATCTAGAAAGACGCTACTCAAAAGA TAAGGGTGCTTCTCAGGCAATTCTGTCAGATGGCTCAAGGTCTAGGAAG GGTCAACCCATTGTTGTTGATGACGACGACGAtgatgaggaagatgatgaCAGCGAAGATCCTCGTATTCTGGAGAGAACAGAAAACAAAGTTCCTGAATA TTTGAAAGAAGCTAAGGTCTATTTTCCATCAAG AGATGATCCCGAGTGTGTTGAAATTTGTTACAACGACATGGAATGCCTTGCTCCTGAAGGCTACTTAACATCAACTATCATGAACTTTTACATGCG ATATTTGCAGCAGCGAGTATCTCTGACAATATTAGACTGCTGCCATTTTTTCAACACATATTTCTACAAGAAACTTACAGAAGCTGTATCCTGCAAG GAAAGTAACAGAGAGACAATCTTCGCAAAGTTCAGGAGGTGGTGGAAGGgtgttaatatttttcaaaaggcATATGTTTTGATTCCAATACACCAGGA TTGTCATTGGAGCTTGATCATTATATGTATCCCAGACAAAGATGAATCAGGACCAATCATACTTCATTTGGATTCTTTGGGTCTTCACTCAAGTGAATCAGTTTTTGATAATATTAAAAG CTATTTGATCGAAGAAAAGAACTATTTGAGTCGAGAGTGTGCTTCTTCAGATGTTCCGATTGCAGACAGAATATGGAAGTCTCTTTCTCGCAGAATTGAAACTCGAGTCATAGCC TTTAGCAAGAAGTGGTTCGAAGCTGAAGAGGCATCCAATTTGAGAGCAAAAATCCACAAGTTGCTTGTAGCAGAACTACATAATTCAATCAAGCCTAACGGCGTAACAGCATCTTCCCCTTCATCTGATGCCAATGCAACCGAATGCGTTGAGACTGCCAAGGACTCTTCGTTCGAAGATGGCATCATGAGTTGCAATTCTGAAATAATTGAATGA
- the LOC123920356 gene encoding ubiquitin-like-specific protease 1D isoform X1 — MEEQQQQQRKGPIPLDWDTLLDETPAAEIFVKPSAMASDQEPQSFVPGLEDLKDCELHEQIRRKKNSLNTAGKKLPDRGAKLRAVIRCYEEEVHRRKVNPPPQKVEEKQATTSSDSVGVSNKSRQENSPSRPQSEPSFASCLMKKLDDKNQTNCTAVDAFSNEKQYFKHCNNQTVRPNRERKRGKRHRSSSRQLPFKSPRKLSIRDTFSDDKRCQANSVLSLQTITRNLERRYSKDKGASQAILSDGSRSRKGQPIVVDDDDDDEEDDDSEDPRILERTENKVPEYLKEAKVYFPSRDDPECVEICYNDMECLAPEGYLTSTIMNFYMRYLQQRVSLTILDCCHFFNTYFYKKLTEAVSCKESNRETIFAKFRRWWKGVNIFQKAYVLIPIHQDCHWSLIIICIPDKDESGPIILHLDSLGLHSSESVFDNIKSYLIEEKNYLSRECASSDVPIADRIWKSLSRRIETRVIAVPQQKNEYDCGLFVLYFIERFMEEAPERPKKKDLAKMFSKKWFEAEEASNLRAKIHKLLVAELHNSIKPNGVTASSPSSDANATECVETAKDSSFEDGIMSCNSEIIE; from the exons ATGGAggagcaacaacaacaacaacggaAAGGTCCTATTCCTCTCGACTGGGACACGCTTCTCGATGAAACGCCGGCGGCGGAAATCTTCGTGAAACCCTCTGCTATGGCTTCCGATCAGGAGCCTCAGTCCTTTGTCCCCGGCCTCGAAGACCTCAAAGATTGCGAGCTTCATGAACAAATTCGGAGAAAGAAGAATAGTCTCAATACCGCCGGTAAAAAATTGCCGGACCGAGGTGCCAAACTTCGCGCTGTCATCAGGTGCTATGAAGAAGAGGTTCATAGACGGAAAGTCAACCCTCCTCCGCAG AAAGTTGAAGAGAAGCAGGCTACTACCAGCTCAGATTCAGTTG GTGTGTCTAATAAATCGAGACAAGAGAATTCGCCATCTCGTCCACAGTCAGAACCCTCTTTTGCATCTTGCCTTATGAAGAAATTGGATGATAAAAAT CAGACTAATTGTACAGCTGTTGATGCATTTAGCAATGAGAAGCAATATTTCAAGCATTGTAACAACCAGACAGTACGACCCAACAGAGAACGTAAAAGAGGAAAGAGACATCGATCATCTTCAAGACAATTGCCATTTAAAAGCCCCAGGAAACTTTCCATACGTGATACTTTTAGTGATGATAAAAGGTGCCAAGCCAATTCTGTCTTATCCCTACAGACTATTACAAGGAATCTAGAAAGACGCTACTCAAAAGA TAAGGGTGCTTCTCAGGCAATTCTGTCAGATGGCTCAAGGTCTAGGAAG GGTCAACCCATTGTTGTTGATGACGACGACGAtgatgaggaagatgatgaCAGCGAAGATCCTCGTATTCTGGAGAGAACAGAAAACAAAGTTCCTGAATA TTTGAAAGAAGCTAAGGTCTATTTTCCATCAAG AGATGATCCCGAGTGTGTTGAAATTTGTTACAACGACATGGAATGCCTTGCTCCTGAAGGCTACTTAACATCAACTATCATGAACTTTTACATGCG ATATTTGCAGCAGCGAGTATCTCTGACAATATTAGACTGCTGCCATTTTTTCAACACATATTTCTACAAGAAACTTACAGAAGCTGTATCCTGCAAG GAAAGTAACAGAGAGACAATCTTCGCAAAGTTCAGGAGGTGGTGGAAGGgtgttaatatttttcaaaaggcATATGTTTTGATTCCAATACACCAGGA TTGTCATTGGAGCTTGATCATTATATGTATCCCAGACAAAGATGAATCAGGACCAATCATACTTCATTTGGATTCTTTGGGTCTTCACTCAAGTGAATCAGTTTTTGATAATATTAAAAG CTATTTGATCGAAGAAAAGAACTATTTGAGTCGAGAGTGTGCTTCTTCAGATGTTCCGATTGCAGACAGAATATGGAAGTCTCTTTCTCGCAGAATTGAAACTCGAGTCATAGCC GTTCCCCAACAGAAGAATGAGTATGACTGTGGTCTATTTGTATTATACTTCATTGAGCGTTTCATGGAAGAGGCACCCGAAAGACCGAAAAAGAAAGATTTAGCAAAAATG TTTAGCAAGAAGTGGTTCGAAGCTGAAGAGGCATCCAATTTGAGAGCAAAAATCCACAAGTTGCTTGTAGCAGAACTACATAATTCAATCAAGCCTAACGGCGTAACAGCATCTTCCCCTTCATCTGATGCCAATGCAACCGAATGCGTTGAGACTGCCAAGGACTCTTCGTTCGAAGATGGCATCATGAGTTGCAATTCTGAAATAATTGAATGA
- the LOC123920356 gene encoding ubiquitin-like-specific protease 1D isoform X5, with protein MEEQQQQQRKGPIPLDWDTLLDETPAAEIFVKPSAMASDQEPQSFVPGLEDLKDCELHEQIRRKKNSLNTAGKKLPDRGAKLRAVIRCYEEEVHRRKVNPPPQKVEEKQATTSSDSVGVSNKSRQENSPSRPQSEPSFASCLMKKLDDKNQTNCTAVDAFSNEKQYFKHCNNQTVRPNRERKRGKRHRSSSRQLPFKSPRKLSIRDTFSDDKRCQANSVLSLQTITRNLERRYSKDKGASQAILSDGSRSRKGQPIVVDDDDDDEEDDDSEDPRILERTENKVPEYLKEAKVYFPSRDDPECVEICYNDMECLAPEGYLTSTIMNFYMRYLQQRVSLTILDCCHFFNTYFYKKLTEAVSCKESNRETIFAKFRRWWKGVNIFQKAYVLIPIHQDCHWSLIIICIPDKDESGPIILHLDSLGLHSSESVFDNIKSYLIEEKNYLSRECASSDVPIADRIWKSLSRRIETRVIAENRC; from the exons ATGGAggagcaacaacaacaacaacggaAAGGTCCTATTCCTCTCGACTGGGACACGCTTCTCGATGAAACGCCGGCGGCGGAAATCTTCGTGAAACCCTCTGCTATGGCTTCCGATCAGGAGCCTCAGTCCTTTGTCCCCGGCCTCGAAGACCTCAAAGATTGCGAGCTTCATGAACAAATTCGGAGAAAGAAGAATAGTCTCAATACCGCCGGTAAAAAATTGCCGGACCGAGGTGCCAAACTTCGCGCTGTCATCAGGTGCTATGAAGAAGAGGTTCATAGACGGAAAGTCAACCCTCCTCCGCAG AAAGTTGAAGAGAAGCAGGCTACTACCAGCTCAGATTCAGTTG GTGTGTCTAATAAATCGAGACAAGAGAATTCGCCATCTCGTCCACAGTCAGAACCCTCTTTTGCATCTTGCCTTATGAAGAAATTGGATGATAAAAAT CAGACTAATTGTACAGCTGTTGATGCATTTAGCAATGAGAAGCAATATTTCAAGCATTGTAACAACCAGACAGTACGACCCAACAGAGAACGTAAAAGAGGAAAGAGACATCGATCATCTTCAAGACAATTGCCATTTAAAAGCCCCAGGAAACTTTCCATACGTGATACTTTTAGTGATGATAAAAGGTGCCAAGCCAATTCTGTCTTATCCCTACAGACTATTACAAGGAATCTAGAAAGACGCTACTCAAAAGA TAAGGGTGCTTCTCAGGCAATTCTGTCAGATGGCTCAAGGTCTAGGAAG GGTCAACCCATTGTTGTTGATGACGACGACGAtgatgaggaagatgatgaCAGCGAAGATCCTCGTATTCTGGAGAGAACAGAAAACAAAGTTCCTGAATA TTTGAAAGAAGCTAAGGTCTATTTTCCATCAAG AGATGATCCCGAGTGTGTTGAAATTTGTTACAACGACATGGAATGCCTTGCTCCTGAAGGCTACTTAACATCAACTATCATGAACTTTTACATGCG ATATTTGCAGCAGCGAGTATCTCTGACAATATTAGACTGCTGCCATTTTTTCAACACATATTTCTACAAGAAACTTACAGAAGCTGTATCCTGCAAG GAAAGTAACAGAGAGACAATCTTCGCAAAGTTCAGGAGGTGGTGGAAGGgtgttaatatttttcaaaaggcATATGTTTTGATTCCAATACACCAGGA TTGTCATTGGAGCTTGATCATTATATGTATCCCAGACAAAGATGAATCAGGACCAATCATACTTCATTTGGATTCTTTGGGTCTTCACTCAAGTGAATCAGTTTTTGATAATATTAAAAG CTATTTGATCGAAGAAAAGAACTATTTGAGTCGAGAGTGTGCTTCTTCAGATGTTCCGATTGCAGACAGAATATGGAAGTCTCTTTCTCGCAGAATTGAAACTCGAGTCATAGCC GAAAATAGATGCTAG
- the LOC123920356 gene encoding ubiquitin-like-specific protease 1D isoform X4, whose amino-acid sequence MEEQQQQQRKGPIPLDWDTLLDETPAAEIFVKPSAMASDQEPQSFVPGLEDLKDCELHEQIRRKKNSLNTAGKKLPDRGAKLRAVIRCYEEEVHRRKVNPPPQKVEEKQATTSSDSVGVSNKSRQENSPSRPQSEPSFASCLMKKLDDKNTNCTAVDAFSNEKQYFKHCNNQTVRPNRERKRGKRHRSSSRQLPFKSPRKLSIRDTFSDDKRCQANSVLSLQTITRNLERRYSKDKGASQAILSDGSRSRKGQPIVVDDDDDDEEDDDSEDPRILERTENKVPEYLKEAKVYFPSRDDPECVEICYNDMECLAPEGYLTSTIMNFYMRYLQQRVSLTILDCCHFFNTYFYKKLTEAVSCKESNRETIFAKFRRWWKGVNIFQKAYVLIPIHQDCHWSLIIICIPDKDESGPIILHLDSLGLHSSESVFDNIKSYLIEEKNYLSRECASSDVPIADRIWKSLSRRIETRVIAFSKKWFEAEEASNLRAKIHKLLVAELHNSIKPNGVTASSPSSDANATECVETAKDSSFEDGIMSCNSEIIE is encoded by the exons ATGGAggagcaacaacaacaacaacggaAAGGTCCTATTCCTCTCGACTGGGACACGCTTCTCGATGAAACGCCGGCGGCGGAAATCTTCGTGAAACCCTCTGCTATGGCTTCCGATCAGGAGCCTCAGTCCTTTGTCCCCGGCCTCGAAGACCTCAAAGATTGCGAGCTTCATGAACAAATTCGGAGAAAGAAGAATAGTCTCAATACCGCCGGTAAAAAATTGCCGGACCGAGGTGCCAAACTTCGCGCTGTCATCAGGTGCTATGAAGAAGAGGTTCATAGACGGAAAGTCAACCCTCCTCCGCAG AAAGTTGAAGAGAAGCAGGCTACTACCAGCTCAGATTCAGTTG GTGTGTCTAATAAATCGAGACAAGAGAATTCGCCATCTCGTCCACAGTCAGAACCCTCTTTTGCATCTTGCCTTATGAAGAAATTGGATGATAAAAAT ACTAATTGTACAGCTGTTGATGCATTTAGCAATGAGAAGCAATATTTCAAGCATTGTAACAACCAGACAGTACGACCCAACAGAGAACGTAAAAGAGGAAAGAGACATCGATCATCTTCAAGACAATTGCCATTTAAAAGCCCCAGGAAACTTTCCATACGTGATACTTTTAGTGATGATAAAAGGTGCCAAGCCAATTCTGTCTTATCCCTACAGACTATTACAAGGAATCTAGAAAGACGCTACTCAAAAGA TAAGGGTGCTTCTCAGGCAATTCTGTCAGATGGCTCAAGGTCTAGGAAG GGTCAACCCATTGTTGTTGATGACGACGACGAtgatgaggaagatgatgaCAGCGAAGATCCTCGTATTCTGGAGAGAACAGAAAACAAAGTTCCTGAATA TTTGAAAGAAGCTAAGGTCTATTTTCCATCAAG AGATGATCCCGAGTGTGTTGAAATTTGTTACAACGACATGGAATGCCTTGCTCCTGAAGGCTACTTAACATCAACTATCATGAACTTTTACATGCG ATATTTGCAGCAGCGAGTATCTCTGACAATATTAGACTGCTGCCATTTTTTCAACACATATTTCTACAAGAAACTTACAGAAGCTGTATCCTGCAAG GAAAGTAACAGAGAGACAATCTTCGCAAAGTTCAGGAGGTGGTGGAAGGgtgttaatatttttcaaaaggcATATGTTTTGATTCCAATACACCAGGA TTGTCATTGGAGCTTGATCATTATATGTATCCCAGACAAAGATGAATCAGGACCAATCATACTTCATTTGGATTCTTTGGGTCTTCACTCAAGTGAATCAGTTTTTGATAATATTAAAAG CTATTTGATCGAAGAAAAGAACTATTTGAGTCGAGAGTGTGCTTCTTCAGATGTTCCGATTGCAGACAGAATATGGAAGTCTCTTTCTCGCAGAATTGAAACTCGAGTCATAGCC TTTAGCAAGAAGTGGTTCGAAGCTGAAGAGGCATCCAATTTGAGAGCAAAAATCCACAAGTTGCTTGTAGCAGAACTACATAATTCAATCAAGCCTAACGGCGTAACAGCATCTTCCCCTTCATCTGATGCCAATGCAACCGAATGCGTTGAGACTGCCAAGGACTCTTCGTTCGAAGATGGCATCATGAGTTGCAATTCTGAAATAATTGAATGA
- the LOC123920356 gene encoding ubiquitin-like-specific protease 1D isoform X2: MEEQQQQQRKGPIPLDWDTLLDETPAAEIFVKPSAMASDQEPQSFVPGLEDLKDCELHEQIRRKKNSLNTAGKKLPDRGAKLRAVIRCYEEEVHRRKVNPPPQKVEEKQATTSSDSVGVSNKSRQENSPSRPQSEPSFASCLMKKLDDKNTNCTAVDAFSNEKQYFKHCNNQTVRPNRERKRGKRHRSSSRQLPFKSPRKLSIRDTFSDDKRCQANSVLSLQTITRNLERRYSKDKGASQAILSDGSRSRKGQPIVVDDDDDDEEDDDSEDPRILERTENKVPEYLKEAKVYFPSRDDPECVEICYNDMECLAPEGYLTSTIMNFYMRYLQQRVSLTILDCCHFFNTYFYKKLTEAVSCKESNRETIFAKFRRWWKGVNIFQKAYVLIPIHQDCHWSLIIICIPDKDESGPIILHLDSLGLHSSESVFDNIKSYLIEEKNYLSRECASSDVPIADRIWKSLSRRIETRVIAVPQQKNEYDCGLFVLYFIERFMEEAPERPKKKDLAKMFSKKWFEAEEASNLRAKIHKLLVAELHNSIKPNGVTASSPSSDANATECVETAKDSSFEDGIMSCNSEIIE; the protein is encoded by the exons ATGGAggagcaacaacaacaacaacggaAAGGTCCTATTCCTCTCGACTGGGACACGCTTCTCGATGAAACGCCGGCGGCGGAAATCTTCGTGAAACCCTCTGCTATGGCTTCCGATCAGGAGCCTCAGTCCTTTGTCCCCGGCCTCGAAGACCTCAAAGATTGCGAGCTTCATGAACAAATTCGGAGAAAGAAGAATAGTCTCAATACCGCCGGTAAAAAATTGCCGGACCGAGGTGCCAAACTTCGCGCTGTCATCAGGTGCTATGAAGAAGAGGTTCATAGACGGAAAGTCAACCCTCCTCCGCAG AAAGTTGAAGAGAAGCAGGCTACTACCAGCTCAGATTCAGTTG GTGTGTCTAATAAATCGAGACAAGAGAATTCGCCATCTCGTCCACAGTCAGAACCCTCTTTTGCATCTTGCCTTATGAAGAAATTGGATGATAAAAAT ACTAATTGTACAGCTGTTGATGCATTTAGCAATGAGAAGCAATATTTCAAGCATTGTAACAACCAGACAGTACGACCCAACAGAGAACGTAAAAGAGGAAAGAGACATCGATCATCTTCAAGACAATTGCCATTTAAAAGCCCCAGGAAACTTTCCATACGTGATACTTTTAGTGATGATAAAAGGTGCCAAGCCAATTCTGTCTTATCCCTACAGACTATTACAAGGAATCTAGAAAGACGCTACTCAAAAGA TAAGGGTGCTTCTCAGGCAATTCTGTCAGATGGCTCAAGGTCTAGGAAG GGTCAACCCATTGTTGTTGATGACGACGACGAtgatgaggaagatgatgaCAGCGAAGATCCTCGTATTCTGGAGAGAACAGAAAACAAAGTTCCTGAATA TTTGAAAGAAGCTAAGGTCTATTTTCCATCAAG AGATGATCCCGAGTGTGTTGAAATTTGTTACAACGACATGGAATGCCTTGCTCCTGAAGGCTACTTAACATCAACTATCATGAACTTTTACATGCG ATATTTGCAGCAGCGAGTATCTCTGACAATATTAGACTGCTGCCATTTTTTCAACACATATTTCTACAAGAAACTTACAGAAGCTGTATCCTGCAAG GAAAGTAACAGAGAGACAATCTTCGCAAAGTTCAGGAGGTGGTGGAAGGgtgttaatatttttcaaaaggcATATGTTTTGATTCCAATACACCAGGA TTGTCATTGGAGCTTGATCATTATATGTATCCCAGACAAAGATGAATCAGGACCAATCATACTTCATTTGGATTCTTTGGGTCTTCACTCAAGTGAATCAGTTTTTGATAATATTAAAAG CTATTTGATCGAAGAAAAGAACTATTTGAGTCGAGAGTGTGCTTCTTCAGATGTTCCGATTGCAGACAGAATATGGAAGTCTCTTTCTCGCAGAATTGAAACTCGAGTCATAGCC GTTCCCCAACAGAAGAATGAGTATGACTGTGGTCTATTTGTATTATACTTCATTGAGCGTTTCATGGAAGAGGCACCCGAAAGACCGAAAAAGAAAGATTTAGCAAAAATG TTTAGCAAGAAGTGGTTCGAAGCTGAAGAGGCATCCAATTTGAGAGCAAAAATCCACAAGTTGCTTGTAGCAGAACTACATAATTCAATCAAGCCTAACGGCGTAACAGCATCTTCCCCTTCATCTGATGCCAATGCAACCGAATGCGTTGAGACTGCCAAGGACTCTTCGTTCGAAGATGGCATCATGAGTTGCAATTCTGAAATAATTGAATGA